A single genomic interval of Pseudochaenichthys georgianus chromosome 3, fPseGeo1.2, whole genome shotgun sequence harbors:
- the rab11a gene encoding ras-related protein Rab-11A yields MGTRDDEYDYLFKVVLIGDSGVGKSNLLSRFTRNEFNLESKSTIGVEFATRSIQVDGKTVKAQIWDTAGQERYRAITSAYYRGAVGALLVYDIAKHLTYENVERWLKELRDHADSNIVIMLVGNKSDLRHLRAVPTDEARAFAEKNGLSFLETSALDSTNVETAFQTILTEIYRIVSQKQMSERQESDMSPSNNVVNIQVQPTENKPKMQCCQNI; encoded by the exons TGGTCCTCATTGGTGACTCGGGGGTGGGGAAGAGTAACCTGCTGTCCCGCTTCACCCGCAACGAGTTCAACCTGGAGAGTAAGAGCACCATCGGAGTGGAGTTTGCCACGCGCAGCATCCAGGTGGACGGCAAGACGGTGAAGGCTCAGATCTGGGACACAGCGGGGCAGGAGCGCTACAGAGCCATCACCTCAGC gtACTACCGCGGGGCGGTGGGGGCTCTCTTAGTCTACGACATTGCAAAGCATCTAACTTATGAAAACGTGGAGCGCTGGCTGAAGGAGCTGAGGGACCACGCCGACAGCAACATCGTCATCATGCTGGTGGGCAACAAGAGCGACCTGCGCCACCTCCGCGCCGTCCCCACTGACGAGGCGCGGGCTTTTGCTG AGAAGAATGGTTTGTCTTTCCTGGAGACATCGGCTCTGGACTCCACCAACGTTGAGACGGCCTTCCAGACCATCCTGACAG agatCTACCGTATCGTGTCCCAGAAGCAGATGTCGGAGCGCCAGGAGAGCGACATGTCCCCCAGCAACAACGTGGTCAACATCCAGGTGCAGCCCACTGAGAACAAACCAAAGATGCAGTGCTGTCAGAACATCTAG